The genomic interval ACCTTTGCGTTAATTCTGGGGCTTGCCCATGGATATAGAAAGAATGTCCTTATCGAGAACTTCACTGCAACATGGTGTGCATATTGCCCCTATCAGGCGGCTGCTATTACCCAGTTGGAAACGGTTTACGGTGAGTCACTGACAGTTATAAAGTACCATCCTAGTTCCTCGGATCCCTTTTATCATTCTTACTCCGCTTATAGGTTAAACTACTACTCAGTTCCAGGGTATCCTACCTCTTTAATCTCGGGTAACAAAGCAGTGGTAGGTGGGTGGGCAGGTGTTTATACACCATTGGAAAACTATGTTTTGCAAAGCTTTCAAGAGACATCCCCTTGCTCTATTAAGGTGGAGATTTTAAGCTTTGATCCAAATACCCTTGTTGCAAATGCAAGGGTGAAAATATTTATGACGTCTGATATATCAATTTCCATCCCTTCCCAGCTTATGTTGAGAGTGGCTATTCTTGAGGATTCGATTTTCTATAACTGGCAAAGTATGGACATTCTGAGATATGTGGTTAAAGGAATGTGGCCTGATGCTGAGGGAGTTGAGTTAAATATTAGTTATGGGGATTCGGTTATTTATGATTTCTCGTTTTCCGTTTCTGAATTAACAAGGGCACCGTACTACTATGTGGCTGCTTTTGTGCAGCAGGACTCTATTTACCAGATCGTTGATTATAGTGGTGATTATACCCTCAATGCTGGGAACGTTCTCCAGTCTGATAAGGCCAGATTGAGTGTTGATTTTGGTTACCTTTCAGCGATATTTAGGGGGATAACTGACGGTAATGGAAACAATAGGTTTGAACGGGGCGAGAGTGGAACGGTCAACATTGCTCTGACAAGCCTTGCACCTTTTGCCGATGCCCACAATATTAGTTTAAGGGTCAGCTCTCTATGTGAGTACGTTGAGGTTGCGGATACATCTTTTGCTATTGATTTGATACCTGTAAATGACACTGTTTATCTCCCTATTAACATTCATGTGCATGATTTTGACGTTCCCCAAATGGCTTCTCTGGAACTTAGTTACTCTTGGGACGGAATTTTATCAAGGATCGATACAATTCAGTTTAAAATAGGAATCGATTCTGTACTTGTATGGGATGGCAGTTATGACAATAATCTCAAAAACTACTTAAAGCCGTTTATCGATTCTCTCAACTTTGCCTACGAGTGGTTTTCGGAAGCCGATAGCGGAAAGCCTTACCTATATGAAGACTACAGAACAATTTTTTACATTTCCGGACAGAGGTTCCCAGACTCTTCGGACGCCAATCTTTTAATAAGCGCTATTGATTATGGAAAAAATTTGATAATCTCTGGCCAAAACATTGCAGAAAGTTTTAATAGTATTTTCCCTGATTTTCTTACAAATTACATTGGCATAACCTTGATTTCTAATAGCACTACTGACAGGAAGCTTATAGGCGCTGGAAACATTTTTGCCCTTGATGACTCTGTAGTCATTGGTGGAAGTGGAGCATATGCCAATCAGAATTCTAAAGATGTAATAGATATCATTACTGGTTCCGGTGCCCTTCCGATTCTCTATTATAGGGCTCTTACAGGCTCAGATGCAGATTCGGTTGCCGGTGTGTACATGGTATGTCCGTCCGGAAATAGAGTTATCTTCCTCGGTTTCGGAGCGGAGGGAGTAGGAAGTTTGGGAACGTATCTTACTAAAAAGAATTTCCTGGCAACCCTCTTTGGCTTGCGGAGTGATGTAAGTGAGAATAGTAAAATTTCAGTTTCTAATACTATAATATTGAAGAGTGGGCAGGAAATTAAGCTGGATGAAAATATTAATAAAGTTTTTCTCGTTGGTGTGGATGGGAGACTGATAAGTGAAATTAAGACCTTAAGAGGAAAAGTTGTTATTTCGGACTTGAAGGGCGGAATTTACTATTTAATTTATGAGGATACAAAAGGTTTGCAGAAGAAAAAGGTATTAGTCGTTGATTAATTGGCAACGGTAGGGGGGCAACGGTCCATATTCTGTTGACCCTCTGCTTATTGGTTTCACAAAGTTTTAAAATGTTCTAAGAATTCCCAAAGCTTATAATTTGTTTAGAGTAGAGAAGGGAAGCGAAAGGGAATTATTTTAATGGGGTGAGCGAGGGGACTCGAACCCCCAACCACCAGATCCACAGTCTGGCGCTCTGCCAGTTGAGCTACGCTCACCATTTATATGCGCCCGGAGGGACTTGAACCCCCAACCAGCGGATTAGAAATCCGCTGCTCTATCCTGTTGAGCTACGGGCGCTTCCCATCGGGGCGAGTGGACTTGAACCACCGACCTCCTGCTCCCAAGGCAGGCGCGCTAACCAAGCTGCGCTACGCCCCGCAGTTTTCTAATTATAGAATTTCACCTATGGACGATCAAGCAAACGGATTTTTACAAAATCAATTAAATTTTGGAAGTTTAATGTTCTTTTAAACCGTTTTGGCTAATACCACTTTTCTTCATTCACAGGTTTTAAAAAGGCTTCGTAATCGAATTCATCAGTTGGGTTTGTGATGGGGATTCCCAATATCTGGAAGATTTCCTGTTTGGAGTTGCACAGAACTCTCTCTATTAGAAGGGCATTCCAGAAATTTTCACCTTCATACAGCAATTGTGTCGTTCCACTTTCAATTTCCATGTCAATTAATTTATGTCTCTCTTTAAGAAGCTTAGCAAGTTTGTTTCTTAATAACTCTATCTGTTTCCCCTCTGTATTGTTAAGAGTTTCAAT from bacterium carries:
- a CDS encoding thioredoxin family protein, whose product is MKRVLLTFALILGLAHGYRKNVLIENFTATWCAYCPYQAAAITQLETVYGESLTVIKYHPSSSDPFYHSYSAYRLNYYSVPGYPTSLISGNKAVVGGWAGVYTPLENYVLQSFQETSPCSIKVEILSFDPNTLVANARVKIFMTSDISISIPSQLMLRVAILEDSIFYNWQSMDILRYVVKGMWPDAEGVELNISYGDSVIYDFSFSVSELTRAPYYYVAAFVQQDSIYQIVDYSGDYTLNAGNVLQSDKARLSVDFGYLSAIFRGITDGNGNNRFERGESGTVNIALTSLAPFADAHNISLRVSSLCEYVEVADTSFAIDLIPVNDTVYLPINIHVHDFDVPQMASLELSYSWDGILSRIDTIQFKIGIDSVLVWDGSYDNNLKNYLKPFIDSLNFAYEWFSEADSGKPYLYEDYRTIFYISGQRFPDSSDANLLISAIDYGKNLIISGQNIAESFNSIFPDFLTNYIGITLISNSTTDRKLIGAGNIFALDDSVVIGGSGAYANQNSKDVIDIITGSGALPILYYRALTGSDADSVAGVYMVCPSGNRVIFLGFGAEGVGSLGTYLTKKNFLATLFGLRSDVSENSKISVSNTIILKSGQEIKLDENINKVFLVGVDGRLISEIKTLRGKVVISDLKGGIYYLIYEDTKGLQKKKVLVVD